One Bremerella alba DNA segment encodes these proteins:
- a CDS encoding helix-turn-helix domain-containing protein yields MNLVELAERIRSLRIDQRLTLEEVASRTGLTRSWLSKVENFRVTPSLPALAEIAKALGVPTSKLVEGLDEKPSLTMVRKNERKVVERDQSDANTSVYESLAHRRKSRSMDPFLITIPPGVAREEALPHLGEEFLLVQTGNVDFEYDGDVFKLQSGDSLYFDASVPHRLVNAYKKTAVVLCIFQSPQA; encoded by the coding sequence ATGAACCTAGTTGAACTTGCAGAACGAATCCGCTCACTTCGCATCGACCAACGGTTAACGTTGGAGGAAGTAGCATCGCGCACTGGATTAACACGCAGCTGGCTGTCGAAAGTCGAGAACTTTCGTGTCACTCCGTCGTTGCCGGCATTAGCTGAGATTGCCAAGGCGTTGGGTGTTCCTACTTCCAAACTAGTCGAAGGACTCGATGAAAAGCCATCGTTAACGATGGTTCGAAAAAACGAGCGGAAGGTTGTCGAACGAGATCAATCGGACGCAAACACTTCGGTCTACGAATCGCTGGCTCATCGTCGCAAATCCCGCTCGATGGACCCATTCTTGATCACGATCCCCCCAGGGGTTGCCCGGGAAGAGGCTTTGCCCCATCTGGGCGAGGAATTCTTGCTGGTCCAAACGGGGAACGTCGACTTTGAATACGACGGTGATGTCTTCAAGCTACAGTCCGGTGACAGTCTCTACTTCGATGCCAGTGTGCCGCATCGCCTTGTGAACGCTTACAAAAAAACCGCTGTCGTGCTTTGTATCTTCCAGTCGCCGCAAGCCTAA
- a CDS encoding DUF5690 family protein, translating to MSSATVPDPPSTRSDSFWAFWAVFAAFGTYFCMYGFRKPFTVAEYSGTTFGGIDFKTIVVSIQVLGYMLSKFIGIKIISEMPPKHRAIVLLGLILSAEAALALFGIMPRPWNAIGLFLNGLSLGMVFGLVLGFLEGRRVTEALVAGLCTSFILADGITKSVGAWLLSNGVREDWMPFTAGLIFLLPLCVCVGMLARIPAPSEQDIAARSARNMMTRHDRWSLFSRYALGLSILVGIYLLITVIRSIRADFASELWGDLGQETPPSIFTRSEMWVALGVMFVNGLSILVRNNRLAFFLSLGICAFGFVVVALALIGQQTQSIGAFQFMVLVGFGLYLPYVAIHTTVFERLLAMTRERGNLGFLMYLADAFGYLGYVVLMFSRNLFLGRENFLNFFISACWVALGASLLALAVAAIYFANQGRQPVISSAIAEHG from the coding sequence ATGAGTTCCGCAACCGTACCGGATCCACCCTCGACGCGATCGGATTCTTTCTGGGCATTCTGGGCCGTCTTCGCCGCGTTTGGAACCTACTTTTGCATGTATGGCTTTCGCAAGCCGTTTACAGTAGCCGAATATTCAGGAACGACTTTTGGCGGTATCGATTTCAAGACCATTGTCGTCTCTATCCAAGTCTTGGGATACATGTTGTCGAAGTTCATTGGCATCAAGATCATTTCCGAGATGCCCCCGAAACATAGGGCAATTGTCCTGCTTGGGCTCATTCTTTCTGCCGAGGCAGCACTTGCCTTGTTCGGCATCATGCCACGCCCATGGAATGCAATTGGGCTGTTTCTTAATGGCTTATCTCTTGGAATGGTATTCGGGTTGGTGCTTGGTTTCCTGGAAGGACGACGAGTTACCGAAGCTCTCGTAGCCGGGCTTTGCACTAGCTTTATACTCGCCGACGGCATTACTAAATCGGTCGGGGCGTGGTTATTGTCCAACGGTGTACGTGAAGACTGGATGCCGTTTACAGCGGGCCTGATCTTTCTGCTCCCTCTTTGCGTGTGCGTCGGAATGTTAGCTAGAATTCCTGCGCCAAGCGAACAAGACATTGCCGCCAGGTCAGCTCGCAATATGATGACACGGCACGATCGATGGTCGTTGTTTAGCCGGTATGCTTTAGGGCTCTCGATATTGGTTGGGATCTATCTTTTGATCACTGTCATACGTAGCATCCGGGCCGACTTTGCCTCAGAGTTGTGGGGGGATCTGGGTCAAGAAACGCCCCCGTCGATCTTCACTCGATCTGAAATGTGGGTTGCATTAGGTGTGATGTTCGTGAACGGTCTTTCGATTCTCGTCCGAAATAATCGACTGGCCTTCTTTCTTTCTCTAGGTATCTGCGCCTTTGGTTTTGTCGTGGTGGCCTTGGCTTTGATTGGTCAACAGACCCAATCGATTGGCGCGTTTCAATTCATGGTGCTCGTAGGCTTTGGCCTCTATTTGCCGTATGTAGCCATTCATACCACGGTCTTCGAACGCTTGCTGGCAATGACACGAGAGCGAGGAAATCTCGGCTTCCTGATGTATCTTGCAGATGCGTTCGGATATCTCGGTTATGTCGTGCTTATGTTTTCGCGTAACTTATTTCTTGGTCGCGAGAACTTCCTTAACTTTTTTATCTCTGCATGCTGGGTTGCTCTAGGAGCATCTCTCTTGGCACTCGCTGTCGCTGCTATTTACTTCGCCAACCAAGGTCGGCAGCCTGTGATATCTTCCGCGATTGCAGAACACGGTTAA
- the phnX gene encoding phosphonoacetaldehyde hydrolase, with amino-acid sequence MIAPYSNIQLVVFDWAGTTIDFGSCAPATAFAKVFAAHGVQVSDEEARQPMGLNKIEHLIAMLSTEEISKRWHDSKGTPWTDTDVSQMYDQFVPYQLEAIEQNGQLVPQLREVIHSLRANNIKVGSTTGYFQAAANLVYRVANDQGFTPDANVCADNVPKGRPAPWMLFQAMQALNVFPPKTVVAIGDTVADIEAGRNAGCWTVGICDSSSITGLSFDDYCQLDPQTKTERLKNTASVFQNAGSHFAIPSIEELPRVILQINQRLAEGDRP; translated from the coding sequence ATGATCGCACCATACAGCAACATTCAACTTGTCGTATTTGACTGGGCAGGGACGACAATCGATTTCGGTTCATGCGCGCCGGCAACCGCATTTGCCAAAGTGTTTGCGGCTCATGGAGTCCAGGTATCCGATGAAGAAGCTCGTCAACCGATGGGATTGAATAAGATTGAGCATCTCATTGCCATGCTCAGCACCGAAGAGATCTCGAAACGCTGGCACGATTCGAAGGGGACACCCTGGACAGATACCGACGTCTCGCAGATGTACGATCAATTTGTACCTTATCAACTAGAAGCGATCGAACAAAACGGCCAACTCGTGCCGCAACTGAGGGAAGTCATTCATTCGCTACGAGCGAACAACATTAAAGTTGGGAGCACAACAGGCTACTTTCAAGCCGCCGCGAATTTGGTTTATCGCGTTGCAAACGACCAGGGTTTTACACCAGATGCCAATGTCTGTGCTGACAATGTGCCAAAAGGTCGCCCAGCCCCATGGATGCTCTTTCAAGCCATGCAAGCATTGAATGTATTTCCCCCGAAAACCGTCGTCGCTATTGGCGATACCGTCGCGGATATCGAAGCAGGCCGAAATGCTGGTTGTTGGACTGTAGGCATATGCGACAGTAGCAGCATCACAGGACTGAGCTTTGATGACTATTGTCAATTAGACCCCCAGACAAAAACGGAACGCCTTAAAAATACCGCGTCAGTCTTCCAGAATGCAGGAAGCCATTTTGCAATCCCATCGATCGAAGAACTCCCACGAGTGATCCTCCAAATCAATCAACGCCTTGCTGAAGGCGATCGTCCGTAG
- a CDS encoding anhydro-N-acetylmuramic acid kinase, giving the protein MSESPQHRHRRTVIGLMSGSSAKGVDAAAISTDGENFVEFHKGLRHPYDDELRSRILEASQHNVRLDELLLLENEITLHHAEAVTVLKQQLGPIANSAKLIGFHGHTVRHLPGDGVTMQLGNPWLLAEKTGLQVVSDFRRRDMARGGRGAPLASFFHQALFHDENHSVGVLNLGGIANLTWLGSDGSIVAADTGPGCGLLDEWAQEMAGLSHDIDGQLAKRGTVQHSLVDDFLSTTYFKQPLPKSADRFEFDHIDVSGLSVEDGAATLCAVTVGAVEAAIDMMPGPLGVLWVTGGGAQHPVIMKSLRTRFPMVRTIDQRNLSPDTLEAECFAWLAVRSLRNFPLTIPETTGCSKPTTGGFVTP; this is encoded by the coding sequence ATGAGCGAGAGTCCGCAGCATCGTCATCGTCGCACTGTTATTGGATTAATGAGTGGCAGTTCTGCCAAGGGTGTCGATGCCGCAGCCATTTCGACTGACGGTGAGAATTTCGTCGAGTTCCACAAAGGACTGCGGCATCCTTACGACGACGAACTTCGATCTCGCATTCTCGAGGCGTCGCAACACAATGTCCGTTTGGACGAACTGCTATTGTTGGAAAACGAAATCACGCTGCATCATGCAGAAGCCGTTACCGTCCTTAAACAACAGCTGGGCCCCATCGCGAACTCTGCGAAGCTAATTGGGTTTCACGGGCACACGGTGCGGCATTTGCCTGGCGATGGGGTCACGATGCAGCTAGGCAATCCGTGGCTTCTTGCTGAGAAGACCGGTTTGCAAGTCGTCTCGGATTTTCGACGCCGAGACATGGCCCGTGGAGGCCGTGGCGCTCCGTTGGCATCCTTTTTTCACCAAGCGCTTTTTCACGATGAGAACCATTCCGTTGGTGTTCTCAATCTAGGAGGCATTGCCAATCTCACCTGGCTTGGTTCTGACGGATCCATTGTCGCTGCAGATACCGGGCCCGGTTGCGGCCTCTTAGACGAGTGGGCCCAGGAAATGGCTGGTCTTAGTCACGACATTGATGGCCAATTGGCCAAGCGCGGAACGGTTCAACATTCGCTCGTCGATGATTTTCTTTCAACAACCTATTTTAAGCAACCACTTCCGAAGTCTGCAGATCGTTTTGAGTTCGATCACATCGACGTTTCGGGATTGAGCGTCGAAGATGGTGCGGCCACGCTATGTGCCGTAACTGTAGGTGCCGTGGAAGCTGCAATCGATATGATGCCAGGACCGCTAGGAGTTCTTTGGGTAACCGGTGGCGGCGCGCAACATCCTGTAATTATGAAAAGCCTTCGTACTCGTTTTCCCATGGTGCGAACAATCGATCAGCGAAATCTAAGCCCGGACACATTGGAAGCAGAGTGTTTTGCTTGGCTGGCAGTTCGTAGTTTACGCAATTTTCCGTTAACAATCCCAGAAACCACTGGCTGTTCGAAGCCGACGACCGGTGGGTTTGTAACGCCGTAG
- a CDS encoding AraC family transcriptional regulator, with protein sequence MTNIAKPSDEKPLVQVVAVMIETETSWGRRIIRGIAHYSEKHGLWHLLIDPRDHEHRSALPDGWRGHGVIARLSSRQQIDQIQQRKIPAVDVDDIGPSIPKIGRVITDEAARAELAIEHLLSKGFKQFAYFAPPSHRYSNNRGEAFQQTVTMRGYECHTYRPGYRAGRKMSWGEQQRRVNRWLLSLPRPIAILAVDAHHARQLAEVCHFSSIRVPDDFAILAGDSDDLLCEVSTPPLSAVSLACEQIGYEAAAMLHQMIEGKNAPIEPVLVPPHGVTSRQSTDFLAIDDPLIVRALRFIQNHSQHAIGVDDILREVPLSRRSLEIQFRSYLGRTPAEEIRRVQLERAKELLLNRDLSITEVALSSGFSNATRFGIAFRKKFKTTPRNFRKTLLND encoded by the coding sequence ATGACGAACATAGCAAAACCATCTGACGAAAAGCCACTGGTCCAGGTCGTGGCAGTGATGATCGAAACGGAGACGAGTTGGGGGCGTCGAATTATTCGAGGAATAGCACACTATTCAGAAAAACACGGCCTTTGGCATTTATTAATCGACCCTCGCGACCATGAACATCGGTCGGCATTACCAGACGGATGGCGAGGACACGGCGTGATCGCCAGGCTGTCGTCCCGACAGCAGATCGATCAAATTCAACAGCGTAAGATTCCGGCAGTTGACGTCGATGATATCGGGCCCTCGATCCCCAAAATTGGTCGGGTAATCACGGACGAAGCCGCCCGCGCCGAATTGGCCATCGAACATTTATTGTCGAAAGGCTTCAAGCAGTTTGCTTACTTTGCACCACCGAGCCATCGCTATTCTAACAACCGAGGCGAAGCCTTCCAGCAGACGGTAACCATGCGAGGGTACGAATGCCATACGTATCGCCCCGGTTACCGAGCGGGGCGAAAGATGTCTTGGGGAGAGCAACAGCGCCGCGTCAATCGGTGGCTTCTTTCGCTTCCGAGGCCAATCGCGATTCTTGCGGTCGACGCTCATCACGCTCGACAATTGGCAGAGGTTTGTCACTTTTCATCGATTCGCGTACCAGACGACTTCGCGATCTTGGCAGGCGATTCGGACGACCTCCTGTGCGAGGTGTCGACGCCTCCTTTGTCGGCCGTCTCGCTTGCTTGCGAGCAAATAGGTTACGAAGCAGCTGCAATGCTTCATCAGATGATCGAAGGCAAGAACGCTCCGATTGAACCGGTGCTTGTTCCTCCGCATGGCGTCACTAGCCGTCAATCAACGGATTTTCTGGCGATCGATGATCCATTGATCGTACGCGCCTTACGATTCATTCAGAATCATAGCCAACATGCAATTGGTGTAGATGATATCCTGCGGGAAGTTCCCCTCTCACGCCGCAGCTTAGAGATTCAGTTTAGGTCCTACCTGGGGCGGACGCCGGCTGAAGAAATCCGTCGCGTGCAACTAGAGCGTGCGAAAGAATTGCTTTTGAATCGCGACCTGTCCATTACTGAAGTCGCGTTAAGCTCTGGTTTTAGCAATGCGACACGATTCGGCATTGCCTTTCGAAAGAAATTCAAAACCACGCCGCGAAACTTTCGAAAGACACTTCTCAACGATTAG
- a CDS encoding phosphonoacetaldehyde reductase — translation MSHLGNQQTVYLSAGSLKEIPRICRLHGATRTFLVVDEVAYNLSGAATQLRQFLPPDAITLFSGFEPNPKIEDVERGVAKCRAANPDLVLALGGGTAIDLAKMIASMTKHKASPHDIAVNGIALSEGSLPLIAVPTTAGTGSESTHFAVVYIEGKKYSVADPCLLPCVAVVDPELTYSVPPKMTAATGLDAFCQAIESIWAVGATDESVAYATSAATLAFEHLPTATNAPTPEARHAMSLASHLAGKAINISKTTLPHAISYAITADYGIPHGAAVATTLSCVLAYNFGVSTSDCADQRGAAHVRQRLSLILDILKVASVEDACLQVEAFVSSLGCSPTLAAAGIQSEESLRVLTSRVNAARLSNNPRTANHEDLLSLLQGRSTIATGSRRRTEAPKATAG, via the coding sequence TTGTCGCACCTTGGAAATCAGCAAACGGTTTATCTATCTGCGGGCTCCCTCAAAGAGATTCCACGGATCTGTCGGTTGCATGGCGCAACGCGAACGTTTCTGGTGGTTGACGAAGTCGCATACAATCTCTCAGGAGCTGCGACTCAATTGCGACAATTTTTGCCGCCTGATGCAATCACGCTGTTTAGTGGTTTCGAGCCCAACCCGAAAATCGAAGACGTAGAGCGCGGTGTAGCAAAATGCCGGGCAGCCAATCCTGACTTGGTGCTTGCTCTGGGTGGGGGCACGGCGATCGACCTTGCAAAAATGATTGCGTCGATGACAAAGCATAAGGCGAGTCCTCACGACATTGCTGTCAACGGAATTGCTCTCTCGGAGGGTTCATTACCCTTAATCGCCGTCCCGACAACTGCAGGCACAGGAAGCGAATCGACTCACTTCGCGGTCGTGTACATTGAGGGGAAGAAATACTCCGTTGCCGATCCTTGCTTGTTGCCGTGTGTCGCTGTTGTGGATCCGGAACTAACTTACAGTGTTCCTCCTAAAATGACTGCGGCGACAGGTCTGGACGCATTTTGTCAGGCCATCGAGTCGATCTGGGCAGTGGGGGCTACCGACGAATCTGTCGCGTACGCTACGTCCGCCGCGACTCTGGCTTTCGAGCACTTGCCTACGGCTACCAATGCCCCCACACCAGAAGCCCGTCATGCGATGAGCCTTGCCTCGCACCTCGCCGGAAAAGCAATCAACATCAGCAAGACGACGCTCCCCCACGCTATTTCCTACGCGATTACGGCCGACTATGGAATTCCTCACGGAGCAGCCGTCGCAACGACCTTGAGCTGTGTCCTTGCGTATAACTTCGGTGTATCCACCTCAGACTGCGCCGATCAGCGAGGCGCTGCTCACGTACGGCAGCGGCTATCGCTGATTCTCGACATCTTAAAAGTGGCTTCCGTAGAAGATGCATGCCTACAGGTCGAAGCATTCGTCAGTTCGCTCGGCTGCAGCCCAACTCTCGCCGCCGCAGGTATCCAATCCGAGGAAAGCCTGAGAGTGCTAACGAGCCGTGTAAACGCCGCACGACTTTCCAACAACCCGCGCACGGCCAATCATGAAGATCTGTTATCACTTCTGCAGGGTAGATCGACGATTGCGACCGGAAGTCGACGCAGAACGGAAGCTCCAAAAGCCACAGCCGGGTAA
- a CDS encoding alkaline phosphatase D family protein, with protein sequence MAHNLNRRSMLAVSAASLLATSAEGKNPAILKATGPMVGHVSHLDAKVWFRPSEPGTYTLHILKEDGTEDRVIHAESKVDNDYCLTWLVTGMQPGLKYRYKVSGPNGQMISGEDYYFETAPDPAEENSVCLAFGSCAATKPSQLWSQMEQRDVQGLVLLGDTPYIDSTDLSVARQHHRAFLQVPQLASLISHTPTWGTWDDHDFGRNDSDGRLKGKENTRQAFIEYRANHDYGHKQSGIYTKFQYGPLEVFLLDTRWFAQTEKSPVDPSQPTLLGKQQWQWLKEELLASTAPFKLIACGMIWDDKENTESDDWGSYTHERNALFEFIGDNNISGVVLIGGDIHCSRHLKYDTEKTVGYPIHQFIVSPIHDRTIPKLNVPHPNLVRGEAVPHVWLRLEADNTQSPALLHAEWLQMEGRPMWDVTLTTDQLSHS encoded by the coding sequence ATGGCTCATAACTTAAATCGACGCTCGATGCTTGCAGTTTCGGCCGCATCTCTCTTAGCGACATCTGCGGAAGGGAAAAACCCGGCGATTCTGAAAGCCACTGGTCCGATGGTGGGACATGTATCGCATCTTGATGCCAAGGTTTGGTTTCGGCCCAGTGAACCGGGCACGTACACGCTTCACATCCTGAAGGAAGATGGCACCGAAGATCGTGTTATCCACGCCGAGTCCAAGGTCGATAACGACTATTGTTTGACATGGCTTGTCACCGGTATGCAACCGGGACTTAAATATCGATATAAGGTTTCAGGCCCAAACGGGCAGATGATTTCAGGGGAAGATTACTACTTCGAGACGGCTCCCGATCCAGCTGAAGAGAATAGCGTCTGCTTGGCTTTTGGCTCGTGTGCGGCTACTAAGCCCTCCCAGTTGTGGTCGCAGATGGAGCAGCGAGACGTTCAGGGCTTAGTCCTTTTAGGCGATACCCCGTATATCGACTCAACCGATTTAAGTGTCGCCCGACAGCACCATCGGGCGTTTCTTCAGGTCCCACAATTGGCATCCCTCATTAGCCATACGCCTACCTGGGGAACTTGGGACGATCACGATTTCGGACGCAACGATTCTGATGGACGACTTAAAGGAAAAGAGAATACACGACAAGCGTTCATCGAGTATCGAGCGAATCACGATTACGGTCACAAGCAGTCCGGCATCTACACGAAGTTCCAGTATGGTCCGCTTGAGGTCTTCCTGCTTGATACACGATGGTTTGCCCAGACAGAAAAGTCGCCTGTCGATCCTAGTCAGCCGACACTCTTGGGCAAGCAGCAGTGGCAGTGGCTTAAAGAGGAACTGTTGGCTTCCACTGCTCCTTTCAAGCTAATCGCTTGCGGCATGATCTGGGATGACAAAGAGAACACCGAATCGGACGACTGGGGATCTTACACGCATGAACGGAATGCTCTTTTCGAGTTCATTGGTGATAACAACATCTCTGGCGTGGTGTTGATCGGTGGCGATATCCACTGCTCTCGTCACTTAAAGTATGACACAGAGAAAACGGTAGGATATCCGATTCATCAGTTTATCGTTTCGCCGATTCACGATCGCACGATTCCCAAGCTCAACGTGCCTCACCCCAACCTGGTCCGAGGTGAAGCAGTTCCTCACGTCTGGCTGCGTCTGGAAGCCGACAACACACAATCGCCGGCCTTACTACATGCAGAATGGCTACAAATGGAAGGACGTCCCATGTGGGATGTTACCCTCACGACCGACCAATTGTCACACAGTTAA